In the Terriglobia bacterium genome, ATATCATCGGACGCGCGGCCGTCATGCGACGAAACCATGCTGCCGTCGACGTCGAGCACGACGCCGTTGGTGAACAGCCACCAGGTCACCGGCTTTCGAAGCTCGAAAGGATCGCCTCCGACCCGTCCAAAGGGCTGCGGCAAACCGACGTGGTCCAGCAATGTCGTCTTTCCCGAGCCCGCTTCGCCGGCCATCACGAACCAGGGCACACGATAGCGGAAATCGCGGCCCGGAATCCGGTCCTTCAGCAGTTTAATGGCTTCCTTGAACGAATGCGGAAGAGCGCCGGAATGCAATCCGAAACGATGCTTGATCCGGGTCCACAAGCCGGGCTTGTGGGGAACTGCCGCGCCGGCAGAGGGCTCGGCGCTGTGGATCGCGGCGCCAGCCTTGCGGGCCGAGCCTTCAGCGCCTGCCCTGTATTTCTCGTACTGCTTGTCCAGCGCACCGCGCTGTTTCAGCGCGGTGCTCAGCGTCTGCGACGCGCTGCCTTTGCGCGAACTCCTGATGATCAGAATCACACTCGCGGCGATTGCCGCGATCAGGACTCCGACTGCGCCAAGGATGTACGGCAGAAATTTCGTCAGTTGCGCCATGTGCCTACCGCGACAGCGCTTCGATGCGAGTTGTAATTCTGTCCAGTTCCGCTGTCGAGTTCACCCAGATCGATCGCGAGATGAAGAAATAGACGACAACCATCACAGCCAGCAGAATGAACCAGAGCTTCACCTGCGGCACCTTGCGTCCGGCGCCTTCTTCGACCGTGTGAAGATACGCTTCCGGAAACAGCTTTTTCGTGTCCTTATGAAGCTCGGGCTGGCCGTGGAATATGAAGGTGAATAATTGCCGGCGATAGTAATCGATCCTGCCGCGGTCGTTGTTCGCCCAATATTTGCCGCGGAAGCCGAGCATGATGGCAAGCAGATAGATCGTCGCCAGGTCCTTGTACATCGGATCGGGCGTCTGCAGAAGACGGTCGAGCCGGTTGAAGAATTCTTCGCCTGCCACGCGGGTGCGGAACAGGCGGTATTCGATCAGATGCGTGTTCCAGGCCTCCTTGCCGATCCATTCGAGCTGGTGCAGGAGGATCTCGTCGGCGAGCGCCGCCATCACGTATTGCGCCTGGGTGTAGATCCCGGTGTAATCGGCCCCACGGCGTCCGGCGACCAGCGCCTCCTGTTCCATGACGGCGATCACGCGATCCGCGACCGCGATCGCCGCGCGCTCACCCGGCGTCTGCTCCGGCGCGCCGCCGGCATCGAGCGGCGTACCCGACTTGATCAGCCGCTTGAGCTTGATCATCTCGCCGTAGAAGTCGCGGAACTGGAGCAGAAGGAGAGACGTACTCTCTTCGACAGCGCTCATGGTTTGACGTACAGGATGATATCGGCGGGACGCTTCGCCTCTCCAGCCTCAGGATTGAATACTTGAAGCGGCTCGCCCAGCTCGATGTACAGCGGATCAAACTTCACCGAGTAGAGCGCGACTCCGGCCGTCGCCACCAGACCGAGTTCCTGATCCTTGTCGACGCGCTGGCGCTGCGGTCCGAGAATGCGGCGCGTCATCATTCCTTCGATGCGCGGCTGGGATCCGATGATGCTCTTCTCGAACCACTCGGCCACCGAATCTTCCGTCTGCCCGACATTCGCGCGCACGCCGATGGTTAATTTCTCACGCATCCAGACGGCGAGCAGAGGCAGGTTCCAGCGGCCCTTCTGGTACGTGAACGAGATCGCGTTGTATGCCTCGTGAATGAAATCGAGCATCTTGAACAGGAAGTCGCGAATCTGGATGAAGGTCGCCCGCAGATCGTCGTGATTGTACGGGGCAAGCATTGGCGGAACCATGCCGGGACCCAGCGAGGAAAGCTCTCCGGACACCAGGCATAAAGCCAGATACAGCGTCAACGGATGCGCCGCTCCCGTATAAAGCGCGGCCTCCAGATGAGGCAAGCCCAGGACAAGCGACTTGATGGTCTCCTTCATTTCCACGAACGCAGCGCCTTCGGTAGCGAGCGCCGGCGAGCGGGTCTGCTCCGAGAGAAAGACCGCCTTCTGCCGCAGACGCCTCGCTACAGAGGAACACATATCACCCAGAGGAGAATGGAGCGGAACCTGAACCGTGGGCGTGATGAAGTCCGTCAGCGTGTAGGTCTCGTCCTTCAACGAAACCTGGGCCACAGGAAATCCGGAATACTTCTTCGGAATCGAGTCTCCCGCAACAATACTCAGCTTCGGCCGCAGCCGCGGAATCCGCAGTTCGCTTTCGCCGGTATTCTCGTCGACGGTGGGAATGCCTTCGATCGAGCCGTAGCGGGGAAGATCGCCTTTGATGGGAGGTTCGCCCAGTTTCCGCGAAGCTACAACAAGATTGAGCGTCACCGGATGCTGCTTCATGTCGTCCGCCATTGGCGTGAGATCGAGTTCCAATGCGTCCGATTCCTGGCTGTCGCGTGAAACGACCAGGCCATCCGGCATAATCCCTTCGAGTTCCGTGATGCGGTAGGTGCCGCTGACAAGGAGGACCGTATCGTGCCTGAGATGCGTCAGTCCCCAGTGAAACGGAGCCACCATTCTCAGGTGATACGACAGCAGCTCTTCCTGGCGCAGACTCAGTTGCTGGAAATGCTGCGGCGCCAGCAGCATTCCTTCATGCCACTGGATCGCCTCGGGAAGTTCATGCGCGCCGGCCATCTCGACTTACTCCTGCTTCGCGGTGAAGGCCCGCTCGCCTAAATCGATCGTGACATTCTTATAGGGATCCAGCTTCGCGCGATTGTCGCCAGGCACGATGTAATTCGCAAAAACCAGGGCCGCTCTGGCGCTCGGCTTCAGCGGAAGTTTCTGGTCCTTGACCCTCTGGCCTGGAATCCATTCCCAGTACCAGGAATCAAACCCCTTCGGATTGTCCTGGCGAAACTGATCCCGATTCATGAACCAGTCTTTTGCGGCCGTCTTTGTCAGCATCTCCAGCAGCTTCTCGTCATATACGAGCAAAAATTCCACCGCGACCGGATTGTTCATATTGGCGTTCGGCGCGACGTGCGCGCGGAATTCGATGTCGCCGCCAAACAATTTCCGGGTCCGCTCGACATTTTTCCGGACTGCGCACGAGCCTGTTCCCAGCAACAGAACTGTCGCAAGGAAGACAAATCGCCCCGCTCGTTTCCTCATGTCGTGCAAGTCTTTTGCAATCCGGGCCTTAACGCGTTGGCAGTATATACCGTCCTCGGAAAGCCCGCAACATCTAGTAGCTACAGATCAAACGGGTTCAACGGATTGAAGCGCGTTGGCGTGGATTTCTTTAGCGCCGGAGGCGCGACATTCCTACGATGCGTTGAAGATAATTTGTGAATCGGACCTCCCGATACTTCAACATTTCCGAGCGGGCCTGATGAATCTCCTTCGCTTGCTTCGCAACCCAGGAATTTCCCCGGTCAACAACCTGACGCAGCCGGTCTTTCCGCTGCTCCAGCCGCCGGTGGACGGCATCGCGTTGCAATTCCAATCGCTGGTGACGCCGGTCGCGAGTCTGGCGGATGCCCAGGATTTTATTCCGGGCGCGCCAGCGAACGAACGATTCGGAACGGTGAATCGCACGGCGTTCCATGTCGTATTTTTTGCGGATACGCAATCGGTCCTCGGATGAAATGGTCTTTGGTGGCCCCGCCTGAGACAGTTCCTCGGCATGTTTCCGCCATTGCTCGAATTTCTTCCGTTCCCTTCCCCGCAACCCTTCCGCACCGATATTCGCAAGAAATGCGCTTTCCAACAGAAAGTCATCGTGCTGGGCCTGCAGCCGCAACAATAGCCGGGCCGCCTCACTGGCTTCCGCAACTTCGAGCGTCTTCCGGCGGACATTCAGCTCATCGATCCACGATGCCAGCGTGCGTTTGACTTCGGCAATGCGGTCCTGCTGCCGGCGAACCCGGGCGCCATCCTTTGCCGTCAACCGCGCCATTTCCTGCGCTTCCTTCAGATCGACCGCGGACATCCGCTTCGCCACGCGGCCGACGCCGAACCGGAGAGCATTATGACGGTAACGCTTCAACTCCAGCAGGAACCACACCGCCAGTTTCGCGCGGACTTCATCCATCGCGATGTAGGAAAAGCCAAGACACGTTGCCGTACACAGAAGCCCCGCCAACACGACCACGCCGGTTTCCAATCCGGGCAGAACTCCGCGGGCCGCAAGCGCGATCAGCGCCACCATGAAAGCCGCGTAAGAAACCGTCAGCGCCCGTTCCGGCGCCACCGGCGGGTGCAGAGGAATGGCATCCGGCAAAGTCACCGGTCCCTCTATAGCGCTGCCCCCCGCGTGAATGACAGAAGGCGTTTCAGCGGGCCGGTCTTCGCTAGCGGCGGCCGGTTCGATGGCAGGCGCCCGAACGGCCGCCGGCTTTGGCTGTACGAAAAGATCGAGCTGATTCTCGCGCGACCAGCCCGGCAGCGGAACGTGACGCGGCGTGCGCTTCCTGGCGGGCGCGCCGATGACATCGGCCGGCGATGCGATCGACGAGAGCCGCATCCCCAGATAAGACGTGAACAGCGGCAGATATTTCTGAACCCGATCATCCGCCACGTGCTGCAGATTCCGCATCAGGCGTGAAAACCGCGGCTGATCGAAGTCTTCCTTCTGAAAGAGTAGATGCTCCTCGCCGCCGCCGTACCGCCGCCACAGACTCGGATCGATACTGAGCGCCGTCAGCGTGAGATAGACCGCCCAACCCGAAAAGTTGTCGACGTGTGGACCGAAGTCCTTCTCGGTTCGCGCGGGATGCTGATAGTTGCGATGGCCCACTTCATGACTGACCGAACCTGCGAAAGCCGGCACGAACATGCCGTCGTAGTCGATCAATCGGAAATCTCCGTCCGCAATCAGCACATTTCCGTGTTGAAGGTCGCCGTGGGCGATGCCGTGCTTCTTCAACGCGGAAAGCATTTTGAGCCAGCGCTCCGCCAGATTCGCCAGCGCCGTCGGCTTCTGGAGATTGGCTTCGATGACTTCCTGAAACGTGGAGCCTTCGATCCACTCCATTTTTAATACGGGATACCATCGGCCCCGCACCCGAATTCCCTTCTCCAGAAACCGGAAATCGACCGTATAGGGAAGTTTCGCGGTTTCAAGCTGGCGGCCGATTTCCTCATAGCGCTGTTTGTGATCGGAGAAATCGCGAAGGAAGCAGCGAACGGCCCAGCGCTTCGATCCGGTGCGGATGCTGTAGACGCTTGCAAAACCGCCGGTGATGGGCCGTGGAAGCCCGAGCGCCGTGACATCGGAAATCCCGTCGCGCAGGTCGGGATCGTCAAAGTTCAAGCGCGGGCTTTGAACCGCTTCGTTGTAATCCTGGGGCGTCGGCCATGCTGCGGCCTGAGGCAGTACCTTCATTGGACTGAGATCCTCAGCAGCGTGACGTCGTCGTTTCTCATGCCCGCATCGCGCAGGGACTCGATCGATTCCTCGAACTCGCCTGCACAGCTGTAGGCGCGGTCGATGACCGCGCTTGCGCGCTCACAGAGCGCGCCTACAGTGGAACACTGCAGAAACCAGCACGCGATCGCATCCGTCATCAGGTAGAAGACATCGTTCGGCTGCCAGGTACCCTGCGCCCGGCAAATGTGCGCAAGCTCGTCGTTCCAGTTTCGCTTGTTGCTTGAAAGCAGCGGCGGGCGGTTATTGAAGTCTCCGGCCTCCGTCATCGGAAAGGCGGTGAGGAGACGGCCGTCTCTTACCTGAAACAGGCAGCTGTCGCCGATCGCCGTCGACTGCCACGTACCTTCCAACACCGTCAACCCGAGCACTGTGGCGAACGCTCCATGGCTCAGCTTCTCTTCGGCGTACCATGGCAGCGCCGCTTTCCCGATCGACGAATTCCACTGCTGCTCGAGCTGCGGCAGATGCTTCCGGATCTTTTTTTCGCTGAGATAATCGCGGCAGTAGGCGCGCGTCAGAAGCTGCGCCCACGAACGCGCAAACGAGGTTTCCGTTGCGCCATCCGCTACGGCAAAGCGGAACAACTTCGAGTCGAGGTCCAGCGGCGCGGGAGGCCAGAACGCATCTTCGTACTCTTCAGCGGTATTCCCGCGTTTCGGAGTCCAGAAAATGCGGAGCGAAATCCGCATTTCATCGAAGACTGGTCGGCCGCGTTCCGATATCGAGAAACCGGATGACCGAGACCATGTCTCCGTTGAAAACAAATCCGCGAGGAGAGCTTCCGACCGGAATGCCTTCCTCCATGGCGATGTTCTTCATGTAATCCGGAAGCGGGCTCGACATGCGGAAGAGATTCCGCGCGTAATCATCCGGCAGCATGGACTCATCGCCCGGAAACTCAATCGGCGATGCCGGAGTCGATGAAACGTGGATATTAAAAAGGAGGAGCTGGCCGTCTTCGGTTTTCAGATCTTTGAGCGCCATGGCGGCGCCGGCCGGGTCGCCGTCGGTTGCGGCTCCATCGGTAATGTTGATGACAATCGGAGGGAAACTTGTCGGCTGCTCGTTCACCCAGCGTCCCAGGATCGATTGGGCCCGGCCCATCGCCTGACACATCGGCGTGCCGCCGCTGGCGATGGAATCGAACCAGACGGGGAATTTGATCGTCTGGTCGACCAGGCCGCCCGCCCCGTCATCGATTTTCTTGGCGCGTTCTTCGACACGCGCCGGCTGGTTGGCGATTTCTCCGATTGGAACAAGTTCTTTGCCGGCAAGCGGGCCGCTGAAAGCCGGACCGACGGCCGCGCCATAACCGATCACGCCGACGTCGTAGTAATCGCGCACGCCTTCCGATTTAGCGCACTTCAGCACGAGGTTCTGGAGCAACCTGTTAATAATGGTGGAAAGCGCTTCGGCCTTGCTCTTGCCCGCCTCTCCTCCCCAACCTTCCTGCATCGATCCGGACTGGTCGATGAGAAAAATAAAACACGACGGTTTTACTCTGCTGATCTCTGCAACGTAGGACATGCGTAGCCCTCCATTTTCATTCTTAACACCGGGAGGGGGACAGGGGAGGTCCATTTACTTGGTTCTATTGGAAATTCGAGGTTTCGACAGTGGAAATTGGAAATCTGGAAGACACCCCGGCTATAGAACGTCGTTTTGCCTGAGAAACTCGCGGATCGTGGCGAAGATCCTCCGGCGTTCCTGCGGCGTGAAATTGCCGTGTTTGCCGCCGGCAATAGTCAACAACTGATTGGGCACGCCTGCTTTCGCCAGAGCGTCATGAAGCCGGACGGCATGGTCATAAGGAACCGTCGTATCGGCGTCACCGTGAATCGTAAGAATCGGCGGAAGTCCGGGCCGGACATGTGTCAAAGGTGAAACCCGATGCGCCATCGCTTCGCGGTCCGGCAGGCCGCCGAGCCATTGCATCGCGGCAGGCGCGCGGTGCGGCCCTTCGATCACATCCTGAACGTCCGTAATGCCGTACCAATTGATGATGGCAGCGGCCGTGGGAAGCTGCATTCCCGTAATGAGAGCGAGGTGTGCGCCTGCGGATTCCCCGGTAAGCACGATGCGCGCTGTATCAATGCCGTATGTCTTTGCATGGCTACAGACAAACCGCAGTGCGCATAAGCAATCCTCGACAGCCGCAGGCGCAAGGGCGGCCTGCGCGAGACGATACTCGACATTGACAACGTTCAATCCCATCTCGAACCACGGAACAAGCGACAGCAAGGAGGCCTCTTTGGAACCGGCCGCCCAAAACCCGCCGTGCATGAAAACGACCGTGGGTTGCGGGCCCGCGGCATCGCTCCGCTTGTAAACATCGAGCTTCACTTCGTCGTTGCCGGCAGTGAAATACGTCAGGTTCGGGAAGACCAGATATTCGTTCGCGGCATACGCGGCCCACACCGGGGGCGGCAGCAACCGGCCAAAGGCAGGCACAGCAGCCGCCAAAGACAGCCAGAGGCGGCCGATGAGGCGGCGCATTTAATCGTGGCGTAACGCTTGAATCGGGTCGAGCTTCGCCGCACGGGACGCCGGGTAGCTGCCGG is a window encoding:
- a CDS encoding DotU family type IV/VI secretion system protein; the encoded protein is MSAVEESTSLLLLQFRDFYGEMIKLKRLIKSGTPLDAGGAPEQTPGERAAIAVADRVIAVMEQEALVAGRRGADYTGIYTQAQYVMAALADEILLHQLEWIGKEAWNTHLIEYRLFRTRVAGEEFFNRLDRLLQTPDPMYKDLATIYLLAIMLGFRGKYWANNDRGRIDYYRRQLFTFIFHGQPELHKDTKKLFPEAYLHTVEEGAGRKVPQVKLWFILLAVMVVVYFFISRSIWVNSTAELDRITTRIEALSR
- the tssK gene encoding type VI secretion system baseplate subunit TssK yields the protein MAGAHELPEAIQWHEGMLLAPQHFQQLSLRQEELLSYHLRMVAPFHWGLTHLRHDTVLLVSGTYRITELEGIMPDGLVVSRDSQESDALELDLTPMADDMKQHPVTLNLVVASRKLGEPPIKGDLPRYGSIEGIPTVDENTGESELRIPRLRPKLSIVAGDSIPKKYSGFPVAQVSLKDETYTLTDFITPTVQVPLHSPLGDMCSSVARRLRQKAVFLSEQTRSPALATEGAAFVEMKETIKSLVLGLPHLEAALYTGAAHPLTLYLALCLVSGELSSLGPGMVPPMLAPYNHDDLRATFIQIRDFLFKMLDFIHEAYNAISFTYQKGRWNLPLLAVWMREKLTIGVRANVGQTEDSVAEWFEKSIIGSQPRIEGMMTRRILGPQRQRVDKDQELGLVATAGVALYSVKFDPLYIELGEPLQVFNPEAGEAKRPADIILYVKP
- a CDS encoding protein phosphatase 2C domain-containing protein; this encodes MRISLRIFWTPKRGNTAEEYEDAFWPPAPLDLDSKLFRFAVADGATETSFARSWAQLLTRAYCRDYLSEKKIRKHLPQLEQQWNSSIGKAALPWYAEEKLSHGAFATVLGLTVLEGTWQSTAIGDSCLFQVRDGRLLTAFPMTEAGDFNNRPPLLSSNKRNWNDELAHICRAQGTWQPNDVFYLMTDAIACWFLQCSTVGALCERASAVIDRAYSCAGEFEESIESLRDAGMRNDDVTLLRISVQ
- a CDS encoding VWA domain-containing protein; its protein translation is MSYVAEISRVKPSCFIFLIDQSGSMQEGWGGEAGKSKAEALSTIINRLLQNLVLKCAKSEGVRDYYDVGVIGYGAAVGPAFSGPLAGKELVPIGEIANQPARVEERAKKIDDGAGGLVDQTIKFPVWFDSIASGGTPMCQAMGRAQSILGRWVNEQPTSFPPIVINITDGAATDGDPAGAAMALKDLKTEDGQLLLFNIHVSSTPASPIEFPGDESMLPDDYARNLFRMSSPLPDYMKNIAMEEGIPVGSSPRGFVFNGDMVSVIRFLDIGTRPTSLR
- a CDS encoding alpha/beta hydrolase; its protein translation is MRRLIGRLWLSLAAAVPAFGRLLPPPVWAAYAANEYLVFPNLTYFTAGNDEVKLDVYKRSDAAGPQPTVVFMHGGFWAAGSKEASLLSLVPWFEMGLNVVNVEYRLAQAALAPAAVEDCLCALRFVCSHAKTYGIDTARIVLTGESAGAHLALITGMQLPTAAAIINWYGITDVQDVIEGPHRAPAAMQWLGGLPDREAMAHRVSPLTHVRPGLPPILTIHGDADTTVPYDHAVRLHDALAKAGVPNQLLTIAGGKHGNFTPQERRRIFATIREFLRQNDVL